From Chloroflexota bacterium, one genomic window encodes:
- the thpR gene encoding RNA 2',3'-cyclic phosphodiesterase: protein MSVVRAFIAVDLPPDLQARLAQVGQDLNAAMGDVPIRWVSAGHMHVTLKFLGDVSLNNLEVVTDILRSEAADRGEMVLSLGGVGAFPKPRRPRVIWVGVEAPDELQALQRGIDRLTARVGYARETREFSPHITLGRVSRNASPGDVRQIGDVLCAKKIGFLGVARVAAVHLYRSDLQAGGAVYTRLFSAPLG, encoded by the coding sequence ATGTCAGTCGTTCGTGCTTTTATTGCAGTTGACTTGCCTCCGGATTTGCAGGCTCGTCTGGCGCAGGTTGGACAAGATTTAAATGCAGCGATGGGTGATGTGCCGATCCGCTGGGTTTCTGCAGGCCATATGCATGTAACGCTGAAGTTTTTGGGTGATGTATCACTCAATAATCTGGAAGTGGTAACGGATATTCTGCGCAGTGAGGCTGCAGACCGCGGCGAGATGGTGCTGAGTCTGGGTGGGGTGGGAGCGTTCCCAAAGCCGAGGCGGCCGCGCGTAATTTGGGTAGGGGTTGAAGCTCCGGATGAATTGCAAGCTTTGCAACGTGGTATTGACCGGCTGACAGCCCGTGTGGGCTATGCACGCGAGACGCGGGAGTTTTCCCCGCATATTACTTTGGGGCGCGTATCACGCAATGCTTCTCCGGGCGATGTGCGCCAGATTGGCGATGTGCTATGTGCAAAGAAAATTGGTTTTTTAGGGGTGGCGCGGGTTGCGGCTGTGCATCTTTATCGTAGTGATTTACAAGCTGGCGGCGCCGTTTATACACGTTTATTCTCTGCCCCGCTGGGATAA